The stretch of DNA AAAAGCAAGTAAAACAAACAAattcaatatatcaaaagatatgaTTACCCTGtctttgattatatatatacaagaaATCATTAGATAATATAATTAATCTATTATCTCCAAAAATATGATTACTCTATCTTTGATTATCTTGACATCCATAATATTACAACATTTTTTAGTTTTTACTAATATCAAGTCATTCAAAATATTAAAGAAcacatcaacatataaaatttgtgaataaatgtataaattttagatttttttattaaaaatatttaggtGTGTTTaaggttttttttaataaaaatatgatattgtcaaatattaaataattaatatttaaaacttaaaaatcatcttttataaaaaaattaaatttaacttaattttttttaaaaataacttgaaattttatataaaacaaCACACATTAACCGCGATCAATCAAGTTTTTACTCGAATCAAAACTTTTTCCTCACTTAAATCTTTATTAATCCGCGATTTTAAGAACACTGTTGACAAATattataaaagtttaaaatttttttttccctgAAATAAAAAGTCCGAAATGTATTCTGTTTCTTTGAAATCGAACTGCTATTGTGTTCCCTTGAACGCTCCTCCTTCCCACGGAAGGGCCACCCATAGCCGCCGCCCGAAATCTCATCCTCCGTGTCCATGGAGTTATCAGCAACTCAACGTTCCCTCAACTACTCCACCGCACCCCAATCTCAGATTTATCGACCAAGATTTCATCTTCCACGACGGGTTCTTCTCCCGGTACAACTTCCGCAGCGCCGAGTACAACCATATTCCACACACTTCAGAACTCTTCCGGTGGACTCCAAGGTTCTTCGTGCCTTTGACGAAAATGGTTCTCCGCAGACGGAAACGGCTCAGGGTTGGTCGTTCTTTACCTTCATTTCCTCGTTTCTTAAGCTTTTTCTGCGTTTTTAATGGGGAAATTTAGGGAAAATAGAGTCATCGGTgacttatttaaaaaaaagatcCGGATGGTAATTTACGtaaatatttttgtattttaatgtTAAAATTGATTAATAATTTTCACTCTCCTAAACATCTTCGTTTCACTGTAAACCCTACGCACTGGCTTCAACTCTCTTGCCCTCGTTTTCTCGTCGACTTAATCCGCGCAGTTGAATCGACGAAACTCTTCTTCAACATTTTTCTTTGCAAGGCATCCGAGAAATGGCTGACCAAAATATGGTATGTTCACTTTTATTTTGTCATTTCATTGTTCGTgtgtgttgaggaagaaatggTGGAATTGTCGTGTTGAGGAAGAAAGGTGCGTGTGTGTTGTGTTGCGCTTGGTCGACCAAGCGTGGTTTGGTGACCACCACTTGGTCGACAAAGCGTGGTCGACCAACCTACACTTTGTCCACCGAGCAGTGGTCGACCAATCGTGGGTTGGTCGACCAACGCTTGGTCGACCAATCGTGAGTTTGTCGACCAAGAAGCTTTGGTAGATGAAGAAGCTATGGTCGACCAAGCGTGGTTTGGTCTACCCACTGTTGGTTGACCAACGCTTCTTGGTCGGCAAAGCGTGGGTTAGTCGACCATGCGACCAAACGTGGGTTTGTGGACCAACACACTTCTTCTCTTGGTCGACCAAGCGTGGGTTGGTCGACCAACGCTTGCTGTTGTTCAATGTAACATTAATTTTTATTCTAATATATTTGTATTTGTGACAGGTATATTTGGCCAGAAAACTAGGCAGAGATGCAATTTTTTGCTGCAAGCTGACACTCGAATCAAGATATAAAGAGGTTTCGGAGAGGATTGTTCACTACCTCAACAACGACGAGAGAGTCTTTTTTTTGGAGCACTCTCCTTTTGGTAATTTGGTTAGGTATCATAGAGATTTAAATATTTCTAGTCAAATTATGTGGTATTTGATGAGTAATCAGATAGTTGACACGGGTAGTGATGAGTTTTGGATGGTGGTGCGCAAGAGGCCGGTTAGATTTTCTCTGTTAGAGTATTGTTTAATAACCGGCATCGATTGCGGTACAGAGCCTGTAAATGTACCATAGGGAGGTGTCTTTGTCTCCAGACACTTTGGCAGTAAGTCTGAGATTGTTTTGAGTGAATTGGAGGCAAAGATGAGTGTTCAAGTGCAGAATGAGACTGGTGTAGACGTGAAGAAGTTGAAGATGGCTAGTCTTTACTTGTGTTTTGTGTTCGGCGAAGGGACTAGGAAAAAAACGAATAAGATCGACCCTAAATACCTGAGGCTTATAGATGATTTGGATAGGTTTAACAGCTATCCGTGGGGTCGAGTTGCCTTTCGTGATGCGGTCCGATGTTTGAAGAATGACCTTTTAGGGCGATATAATTACCTTACCCAGGCACAGGGTCGAAAAGAAGTTGATGACAGCTTCATTGTCGGTGGTTTTGTGCTGCCTCTGCAGGTATATAATTTTTTGAATGTTAAAACTAGATTTGTTATCTTTATTCCTTCTAATAACATTGTTCTAAATTTATGTTACAGATCCTCGATTATGAATATTATCCGAGCGTGGCACAAAAGTTTGCAAGGAGAAAAGATGTGGACGGTTTGATGTTGCCCAGGATGTTTCAGTGGGTGACAAACACGTGGTCGTCAAACCGTGCCCCAACTGCTGGTGATGTCAGTGCAGCCTTTGGTGATTGTGCTATAGATGTAAGTAATATGAATTGatttgatataataaatatgtacttaatttttaattaatctgATACGTTATGAATTAAATGTAGGATTGTCTTGGATGTTTGACTCCTACTCCCGAGGAGCTCGTTTCAGCATATTATACGACCGGGGATTTTGTTGATTCTGCGCCCGATGCGGTCACCACTCGGGTACTCGAGCTCTGGAGGCAGGGTCAGACAGTCATATGTAGCGAGCACCTTCTGGAGTCTCCCTCAGTCCATCACATGCATTCTGCACATTCAACTCCCTCTGTCCAGCACACGCCTTCTGCCCATGCATCCCTTGACGTTTCCGGCACCCGTCCTGGTGGTCTCAATAGATCCAGATCTAGCACCAGTTCTCCTATGCGTACGGGTCCTAGAGTCCACTTTGGACTCAATCCTTCCCGCCGCCCATCACCGTTGGAGCATCGTTTCGAGCTGGCGACTGACTGCGTTGGAGGATTCCGTCACGTCCATGCATGTTAGGATGTCTGCAGAATTTCTTGAGACCAGAGCGTCTATCAGGAGTATAAATCAAGCTCTAGTTGACTTGAAATCGAGTTTGACTGAACAGATTAAAGCTGGTTTTGCTGAGATAAGGTCTAACATGCCAGTGCAGCAGGACAGAGATTATAGCATAACTTATACCAGATGGCGGAAGAGGAAAGCATCCGAGGC from Primulina eburnea isolate SZY01 chromosome 6, ASM2296580v1, whole genome shotgun sequence encodes:
- the LOC140833843 gene encoding uncharacterized protein translates to MRSPLGYSSSGGRVRQSYVASTFWSLPQSITCILHIQLPLSSTRLLPMHPLTFPAPVLVVSIDPDLAPVLLCVRVLESTLDSILPAAHHRWSIVSSWRLTALEDSVTSMHVRMSAEFLETRASIRSINQALVDLKSSLTEQIKAGFAEIRSNMPVQQDRDYSITYTRWRKRKASEADFGADDNLAREIGSTSQTLHIFEPNLPVITEESSEDIQVTPDARMSGGEATTSRDAGVRSLAETVTLKVNNSLARVRASMLDRSPSRIRGFTPNMRSRSTGPWLSQTRVSLSFTSAKLSVDCLRCRSDILK